The Deinococcus koreensis genome window below encodes:
- a CDS encoding PSP1 domain-containing protein: MFVLPVRFERSPRLHPMLSEAPHAVGAKVVVQGKRGPEVATVRGEAGSPLASERYGSVLRAATPEDLQRWEDLHRTGEDLKWLLRARARERNLPVKLVAVEFTLDESLVTVSYSADERIELTSLIGELRSHTRARVNFAAIGPREQAQMLGTLGACGRENCSSTHLQDFAPVSIRMARDQQLPLNPEKLSGPCGRLLCCLQFEHTQYLDLLKNLPRKNAKVCHDGSGACGKVTKLHPLTGTVDVVTDQGMMLGVPAGELRRAPEGDPKAGPERAPKPPRSRDADA; the protein is encoded by the coding sequence ATGTTCGTCTTGCCGGTTCGCTTCGAGCGCAGTCCCCGCCTCCACCCCATGCTGAGTGAGGCGCCCCACGCGGTCGGGGCGAAGGTGGTCGTGCAGGGCAAACGCGGGCCGGAGGTCGCCACGGTGCGCGGCGAGGCCGGATCGCCCCTGGCCTCGGAGCGCTACGGCTCGGTGCTGCGCGCCGCGACTCCGGAGGATCTGCAGCGCTGGGAAGACCTGCACCGCACCGGCGAGGATCTGAAGTGGCTGCTGCGGGCCCGCGCCCGTGAGCGCAACCTGCCCGTGAAGCTGGTGGCGGTCGAGTTCACCCTCGACGAAAGCCTGGTCACGGTCAGCTACTCCGCCGACGAGCGCATCGAGCTGACCAGCCTGATCGGCGAGCTGCGCTCCCACACGCGGGCGCGGGTGAATTTCGCCGCCATCGGCCCGCGTGAGCAGGCGCAGATGCTGGGCACGCTGGGGGCCTGTGGGCGCGAGAACTGCTCCAGCACGCACCTGCAGGATTTCGCGCCGGTCAGTATCCGCATGGCGCGCGACCAGCAGTTGCCGCTGAACCCCGAGAAGCTGTCCGGGCCGTGCGGGCGGCTGCTGTGCTGCCTGCAGTTCGAACACACCCAGTACCTCGACCTGCTCAAGAACCTGCCGCGCAAGAACGCCAAGGTCTGCCACGACGGCAGCGGCGCCTGCGGCAAGGTCACCAAGCTGCACCCCCTGACCGGCACGGTCGATGTCGTGACCGACCAGGGCATGATGCTCGGCGTTCCCGCCGGGGAACTGCGCCGCGCCCCGGAGGGCGACCCGAAGGCGGGGCCGGAGCGGGCGCCCAAGCCCCCCCGTTCCCGCGACGCCGACGCCTGA
- a CDS encoding RidA family protein, which produces MKDIITTPDAPAAIGPYSQAVTFGNLVVTSGQIPLTPAGALVEGGVTEQTEQVIANLRAVLSAAGTDLDRVVKTTVFLADMNEFAAMNAVYERHFQAPYPARSTVQVARLPRDVRVEIEVLAERH; this is translated from the coding sequence ATGAAAGACATCATCACCACCCCGGACGCCCCCGCCGCCATCGGCCCCTACAGCCAGGCCGTGACCTTCGGCAACCTGGTGGTCACCAGCGGCCAGATTCCCCTGACGCCCGCCGGTGCGCTGGTCGAGGGCGGCGTCACCGAGCAGACCGAGCAGGTGATCGCCAACCTGCGCGCGGTGCTGAGCGCGGCGGGCACCGACCTCGACCGGGTGGTGAAGACCACGGTCTTCCTGGCCGACATGAACGAGTTCGCGGCCATGAACGCGGTCTACGAGCGGCACTTCCAGGCCCCGTATCCGGCCCGCAGCACCGTGCAGGTGGCTCGCCTCCCGCGCGACGTGCGGGTGGAGATCGAGGTGCTGGCCGAGCGGCACTGA
- a CDS encoding pilus assembly PilX N-terminal domain-containing protein, with translation MPTRTARPSPAPARTTAEHRAGYALISVMIAMMVLSALAIAYISITLGNQRDTSNVANSLTGFYAAEGGLNIRAEKVRGKFVDYSRPAGSSPATATPCQGSNVGSGDFACDTSLTLAQRQVATYVLDTTDPDPAKNIGVVNPGETYAGLNYQQYSYRVVSEAQRQGSPDTEARLQMEFQSRLVPMFQFAAFYKNDLEINPSPAMTLNGRVHTNSDLYLSPSTSLKIGGRITTGGDIFRKRKESGGCDAGPVTVSDTASTTKTMQGCSSALVPDSNFTQFNGRVKTRLDSLTVPKQPLSPVPGEELFSKADLRIVARRDSAGVWLLEARNADGLLNTAATSRLKNAPDCAGALSMNPASGAGTGTFNNRREEARQTLIEVNQRLLMNCIHTAPAGTFLNPAGNTLKLDDTTGNGLVWNFSFQDADAAKTQSNLGVRVTDAATLGSGLAGAPAVKGLTIVTDQAAYLQGDFNKIGWKPASVLADTVNVLSNSWSDSAGTHTASDTEVNAAFLAGTDITAGGKYNGGLENYPRFHEDWSGKTFRYRGSFVSLDQPAHASGAWGKAGVYSPPRRDWDYDSRYDNAANLPPLAPRFVYLRQLLFARNF, from the coding sequence ATGCCCACCCGCACCGCCCGCCCCTCCCCGGCTCCGGCCCGCACCACGGCTGAGCACCGCGCCGGCTACGCCCTGATCAGCGTGATGATCGCCATGATGGTGCTCAGCGCCCTGGCCATCGCCTACATCAGCATCACGCTGGGCAACCAGCGCGACACCTCCAACGTCGCCAACAGCCTGACCGGCTTCTACGCGGCCGAGGGGGGCCTGAACATCCGTGCCGAGAAGGTGCGCGGCAAGTTCGTGGACTACAGCCGGCCCGCCGGCTCGTCTCCGGCGACGGCGACGCCCTGCCAGGGCAGCAACGTGGGCAGCGGCGACTTCGCCTGCGACACCTCGCTGACCCTGGCCCAGCGGCAGGTGGCCACCTACGTGCTGGACACCACCGACCCCGATCCGGCCAAGAACATCGGCGTCGTCAATCCGGGGGAGACCTACGCCGGGCTGAACTACCAGCAGTATTCCTACCGTGTGGTCAGCGAGGCGCAGCGCCAGGGCAGCCCGGACACCGAGGCGCGGCTGCAGATGGAGTTCCAGAGCCGCCTGGTGCCCATGTTCCAGTTCGCCGCCTTCTACAAGAACGACCTGGAGATCAACCCCAGCCCGGCCATGACCCTGAACGGCCGGGTGCACACCAACAGTGATCTCTACCTGTCGCCCTCGACCAGCCTGAAGATCGGGGGGCGCATCACCACGGGCGGCGACATCTTCCGCAAACGCAAGGAAAGCGGCGGCTGCGACGCCGGCCCGGTCACGGTGTCGGACACCGCCAGTACCACCAAGACCATGCAGGGGTGCAGCAGCGCGCTCGTGCCGGACAGCAACTTCACGCAGTTCAACGGACGGGTCAAGACCAGGCTGGACAGCCTGACCGTGCCCAAACAGCCGCTGAGTCCCGTTCCCGGTGAGGAGCTGTTCAGCAAGGCCGACCTGCGGATCGTGGCCCGCCGTGACAGCGCCGGCGTGTGGCTGCTGGAGGCCCGCAACGCCGACGGGCTGCTCAACACCGCCGCCACCAGCCGCCTGAAGAACGCCCCGGACTGTGCGGGGGCGCTGTCGATGAACCCCGCCAGCGGTGCGGGCACGGGCACCTTCAACAACAGACGCGAGGAGGCCCGCCAGACGCTCATCGAGGTCAACCAGCGCCTGCTGATGAACTGCATCCACACCGCGCCGGCCGGCACGTTCCTGAACCCCGCCGGCAACACGCTGAAACTCGACGACACCACCGGCAACGGCCTGGTCTGGAATTTCAGCTTTCAGGACGCCGATGCCGCGAAGACCCAGAGCAACCTGGGCGTCCGCGTGACCGACGCCGCCACGCTGGGCAGCGGCCTGGCGGGTGCCCCGGCGGTCAAGGGCCTGACCATCGTCACCGATCAGGCGGCGTACCTGCAGGGCGACTTCAACAAGATCGGCTGGAAACCGGCCTCCGTGCTGGCCGATACGGTCAACGTCCTGTCGAACAGCTGGAGCGACAGCGCCGGAACCCACACCGCCAGCGACACCGAGGTCAACGCGGCGTTCCTGGCGGGCACCGACATCACCGCCGGGGGCAAGTACAACGGCGGTCTGGAGAACTACCCGCGCTTCCACGAGGACTGGTCGGGGAAGACCTTCCGCTACCGGGGCTCCTTCGTGAGTCTGGATCAGCCGGCCCACGCCAGCGGCGCCTGGGGCAAGGCGGGCGTGTACTCGCCCCCCAGGCGCGACTGGGACTACGACAGCCGCTACGACAACGCCGCCAACCTGCCGCCGCTGGCCCCCCGCTTCGTGTACCTGCGCCAGCTGCTCTTCGCCCGCAACTTCTGA
- a CDS encoding PilW family protein, giving the protein MSRPEPRREQGLTLVELLVTMMISGLLLVLTLEVVNSNRRLYDTDSRRVEVNQNLQSALRVVSNDVRQTGERLRRNVPALELRVGSSDTLTIRRNLLDVVLPLCADLDSGTTAATLYVALQPGTPVADCQAATPALVAPWEAFRNAHGGAVKAFIFDPVHGRGETFTYDAADAAGRFIHRSGGTWLNSYRTNDGPVIYLLETRTYAVTAGQLTLSVDGESAEAVAPSIGSLKVSLTLKDGSVPSGDFPTSGTSWKDVRSVQLSLSGSSTSRGKTTSRALSETVTPRNAFSAED; this is encoded by the coding sequence ATGTCGCGCCCTGAGCCGCGCCGCGAGCAGGGCCTGACCCTGGTCGAGCTGCTGGTCACCATGATGATCAGTGGCCTGCTGCTGGTGCTGACCCTGGAGGTCGTGAACAGCAACCGCCGGCTGTACGACACCGACAGCCGCCGCGTGGAGGTCAACCAGAACCTGCAGAGTGCGCTGCGGGTAGTCAGCAACGACGTGCGCCAGACCGGCGAGCGGCTGCGGCGCAACGTGCCCGCCCTGGAGCTTCGCGTCGGCAGCAGCGACACCCTGACGATCCGCAGGAACCTGCTGGACGTGGTGCTGCCGCTGTGTGCGGATCTGGACTCGGGAACGACCGCCGCCACGCTGTACGTCGCCCTGCAGCCGGGCACCCCGGTCGCCGACTGTCAGGCGGCCACGCCGGCCCTGGTCGCTCCCTGGGAGGCGTTCCGGAACGCGCACGGAGGCGCGGTCAAGGCCTTCATCTTCGATCCGGTTCATGGGCGGGGCGAGACCTTCACCTACGACGCCGCGGACGCTGCCGGCCGCTTCATCCACCGCAGCGGCGGAACGTGGCTCAACTCCTACAGGACGAACGACGGCCCGGTGATCTACCTGCTGGAAACACGCACCTACGCGGTCACGGCCGGCCAGCTGACCCTGAGCGTGGACGGGGAGTCCGCCGAGGCCGTGGCGCCCAGCATCGGCAGCCTGAAGGTGTCGCTGACCCTGAAGGACGGCAGCGTGCCCAGCGGGGACTTCCCCACGTCGGGCACCAGCTGGAAGGACGTCCGCTCGGTGCAGCTGAGCCTCAGCGGTTCCTCGACCTCACGGGGCAAGACCACCAGCCGCGCCCTGTCTGAAACCGTGACCCCCCGCAACGCCTTCTCGGCGGAGGACTGA
- a CDS encoding type II secretion system protein — protein sequence MKGSRPARRRPSGSSSSGLRPSAGFTLVEALVALAVLVIILSFIIPLFISNTQLNTRSERRSQAASAVESALDDLRAQTINTKSGSEDVLKVVGGRTYTVRLVYCRLPALCTENSRMVSATALLDGAPYYEAETVFAEVNYVAP from the coding sequence ATGAAGGGCTCCAGACCCGCGCGGCGCAGACCCTCAGGATCCAGTTCCTCAGGACTCAGGCCCTCGGCGGGCTTCACGCTGGTCGAGGCGCTGGTGGCGCTGGCCGTGCTGGTCATCATCCTGAGCTTCATCATTCCGCTGTTCATCAGCAACACCCAGCTGAACACCCGCAGCGAGCGCCGTTCGCAGGCCGCCAGCGCCGTGGAAAGCGCCCTGGACGATCTGCGTGCCCAGACCATCAACACAAAGTCGGGCAGCGAGGACGTGCTCAAGGTGGTGGGGGGCCGCACCTACACGGTTCGGCTGGTCTACTGCCGCCTGCCCGCCCTGTGCACGGAAAACAGCCGCATGGTGAGCGCGACCGCCCTGCTCGACGGCGCCCCGTACTACGAGGCCGAGACGGTCTTCGCGGAGGTCAACTATGTCGCGCCCTGA
- a CDS encoding GspH/FimT family pseudopilin, translating to MSVKTRNRQPDNLRGRRTQRRGGWSTRAFTLLELLAVLGILGILLGVAALNLRGFQRPALSDARALASAVKAARSTAIASTGAVQVRLDYAARRFSARKAGSCAATTWTELPASTAVELNPRVVLVSPVAPTVWQVCFDSRGVADSARQVQLRDDTGTAVYTLAVFLGGAVQVTP from the coding sequence ATGTCTGTCAAGACTCGAAACCGACAACCGGACAACTTGAGGGGCCGCCGGACACAGCGGCGCGGGGGGTGGTCGACCCGGGCGTTCACCCTGCTCGAACTCCTGGCCGTGCTGGGCATTCTGGGCATCCTGCTGGGCGTGGCCGCGCTCAACCTGCGCGGGTTCCAGCGGCCGGCCCTGAGTGACGCGCGCGCCCTGGCCAGCGCGGTCAAGGCGGCCCGCAGCACGGCCATCGCCTCGACGGGCGCCGTGCAGGTGCGGCTGGACTACGCCGCCCGGCGCTTCAGTGCCCGCAAGGCCGGCAGCTGCGCCGCCACGACCTGGACGGAGCTGCCGGCCAGCACGGCGGTCGAACTCAACCCCAGGGTGGTGCTCGTCTCGCCGGTGGCGCCCACGGTCTGGCAGGTCTGCTTCGATTCACGCGGCGTGGCCGACTCGGCGCGTCAGGTGCAGCTGCGCGACGACACCGGCACGGCCGTCTACACCCTGGCCGTGTTCCTGGGCGGGGCCGTGCAGGTCACGCCATGA
- a CDS encoding V-type ATPase subunit subunit G family protein, translating into MASREAALDAQIEAARVQAQQTVDAAQAQAAGIIRDAEAQVKAMQAEHEQKLSAEMQQIRAQARAEAGIQAEQTRGRAQARLDQAVDTIMRAVLP; encoded by the coding sequence TTGGCGAGCCGCGAAGCGGCGCTGGACGCGCAGATCGAAGCGGCCCGCGTGCAGGCGCAGCAGACCGTGGACGCTGCCCAGGCGCAGGCCGCCGGCATCATTCGGGACGCGGAAGCTCAGGTCAAGGCCATGCAGGCCGAGCACGAGCAGAAGTTGAGTGCCGAGATGCAGCAGATTCGCGCTCAGGCACGCGCCGAGGCAGGCATCCAGGCTGAACAGACGCGCGGCCGCGCACAAGCCCGGCTGGATCAGGCGGTGGACACCATCATGAGGGCGGTGCTCCCGTGA
- a CDS encoding V-type ATP synthase subunit I — MINPMQQVVVALRRRDSESVIAALQDAGVLHLKPITDSPLNSGTLVSEDAQSRREDERLLARAESTIAELGAYRPAPAGLPDPADWSEVIERAAQPVSALARQRQELQADLDAESAYGGAVRALARLAGGLDRSRRLSVVPFLLQPSDAPGDLEAALNSALEGRYALATETVGQNRVGVIATLRNERDLARAALSKARLGELRLPGRFDGLALSDAAAQMEAIQRGGVARQGDLNAQRDRLAQEHGPQLYAVRDALKDRVAIHDVRAVSARGKYSLALQGYVPADRLGALQGALGAFGDAVSYEVYPVDEHHDERIPVQLKNNGYVRPFQTVMGLMSPPRYGTFDPTWVIALFFPLFFGIIIADIGYGLLFALFGLWLRGKARRNEGWDLSFFGAYVPPGTLKDLSFVTLVMSAWSIVWGFLTGEFFGTLLEHMHFFYINPGLLDRLWGWTGLSFPVEAEKLEKGYYKGLIPIVFPRLETGYFSNVALVFALLFGILQVLWGWAIRIQQGIKHRDSVHTWEGIALFGGVFALIMLAFTSRAGKEIGTAFSDFSDPRVWLMYAGFAAFLIGYLRIIGKYPMLPIELLSQGGAVMSYARIFAVGLVSAILAKLCTDLGWSMYERIGVLGILIGLLLGAALHFFVLALTLIGHIVQPLRLHMVEFLNPTGFNNETSPVYNPFRRLSPAAQQVSGQVK, encoded by the coding sequence GTGATCAACCCGATGCAGCAGGTGGTGGTCGCCCTGCGAAGGCGCGACAGCGAGTCAGTCATCGCTGCCCTGCAGGACGCCGGAGTGCTGCACCTGAAGCCAATTACCGACAGCCCCCTGAATTCGGGCACGCTGGTCAGCGAGGACGCGCAGTCGCGCCGGGAAGACGAGCGCCTGCTGGCCCGCGCGGAGAGCACCATCGCCGAGCTGGGGGCCTATCGTCCGGCCCCGGCGGGTCTGCCCGATCCTGCAGACTGGAGCGAGGTGATCGAGCGTGCGGCCCAGCCCGTCTCGGCCCTGGCCCGTCAACGCCAGGAACTGCAGGCGGATCTGGACGCCGAATCCGCCTATGGCGGCGCCGTACGTGCACTGGCTCGCCTGGCTGGAGGACTCGACCGCAGTCGTCGGCTGAGCGTCGTGCCTTTCCTGCTCCAGCCTTCCGACGCTCCGGGCGACCTCGAGGCCGCGCTGAATTCGGCTCTGGAGGGGCGCTATGCCCTGGCGACCGAGACCGTGGGGCAGAACCGGGTTGGCGTGATCGCGACGCTGCGTAACGAGCGAGACCTGGCGCGCGCCGCCCTGAGCAAGGCGCGGCTGGGCGAACTGCGCCTGCCGGGCCGTTTCGACGGCCTGGCCCTCTCGGACGCGGCTGCCCAGATGGAAGCAATCCAGCGCGGCGGCGTGGCCCGCCAGGGCGATCTGAACGCTCAGCGCGACCGGCTGGCCCAGGAGCATGGCCCGCAGCTGTACGCCGTGCGTGACGCCCTGAAAGACCGCGTGGCGATCCATGACGTGCGCGCCGTCTCGGCCCGTGGCAAGTACAGTCTGGCGTTGCAGGGTTACGTGCCCGCAGACCGGCTGGGAGCGCTGCAGGGTGCCCTGGGCGCCTTCGGGGACGCCGTGAGCTACGAGGTGTACCCGGTCGACGAGCACCACGACGAGCGCATCCCGGTGCAGCTGAAGAACAACGGCTACGTGCGGCCCTTCCAGACCGTAATGGGTCTGATGAGCCCGCCCCGCTATGGCACCTTCGATCCCACCTGGGTGATCGCGCTGTTCTTCCCGCTGTTCTTCGGCATCATCATCGCGGACATCGGCTACGGGCTGCTGTTCGCGCTGTTCGGGCTGTGGCTGCGCGGCAAGGCCCGCCGGAACGAGGGCTGGGATCTGAGCTTCTTCGGCGCCTACGTGCCGCCGGGCACCCTGAAAGACCTGAGCTTCGTCACGCTGGTGATGTCGGCCTGGAGCATCGTGTGGGGCTTCCTGACCGGCGAGTTCTTCGGCACCCTGCTGGAGCACATGCACTTCTTCTACATCAATCCCGGACTGCTCGACCGGCTGTGGGGCTGGACGGGTCTGAGCTTCCCGGTCGAGGCCGAGAAGCTGGAGAAGGGCTACTACAAGGGCCTGATTCCCATCGTGTTCCCGCGCCTGGAAACCGGCTACTTCAGCAACGTCGCGCTGGTCTTCGCGCTGCTGTTCGGCATCCTGCAGGTGCTGTGGGGCTGGGCCATCCGCATTCAGCAGGGAATCAAGCACCGCGATTCCGTTCATACCTGGGAGGGCATCGCGCTGTTCGGCGGCGTGTTCGCCCTGATCATGCTGGCCTTTACCAGCCGCGCCGGCAAGGAAATCGGCACCGCCTTCTCCGACTTCAGCGACCCCCGCGTCTGGCTGATGTACGCCGGCTTCGCGGCCTTCCTGATCGGCTACCTGCGGATCATCGGCAAGTACCCGATGCTGCCCATCGAACTGCTCTCGCAGGGCGGCGCCGTCATGAGCTACGCCCGTATCTTCGCAGTGGGGCTGGTGTCCGCCATCCTGGCCAAGCTCTGCACCGACCTGGGCTGGAGCATGTACGAGCGCATCGGTGTGCTCGGCATCCTGATCGGCCTGCTGCTGGGCGCGGCACTGCACTTCTTCGTGCTGGCCCTGACCCTGATCGGGCACATCGTCCAGCCGCTGCGTCTGCATATGGTCGAGTTCCTGAATCCCACCGGCTTCAACAACGAGACCAGCCCCGTCTACAACCCCTTTCGCCGCCTCAGCCCGGCTGCCCAACAGGTCAGCGGGCAGGTCAAATAA
- a CDS encoding V-type ATP synthase subunit K — protein MTKYNKIVLASFALALATTGLAQEATTAAGNDELYRGMRAIGAGLALGLGAVGTGIAQARIGSSLVGAVAEDPSKAGSLLLYFLIPETLVIFGFLALFILN, from the coding sequence ATGACCAAGTACAACAAGATCGTCCTCGCGTCCTTCGCCCTCGCTCTGGCCACCACGGGTCTTGCTCAGGAAGCCACCACGGCCGCTGGCAACGACGAACTGTACCGCGGGATGCGCGCCATCGGGGCCGGTCTGGCCCTGGGCCTGGGCGCCGTCGGCACCGGGATCGCCCAGGCCCGCATCGGCTCGAGCCTGGTGGGCGCCGTGGCGGAAGATCCCAGCAAGGCCGGCAGCCTGCTGCTGTACTTCCTGATCCCCGAAACGCTGGTCATCTTCGGCTTCCTCGCGCTGTTCATCCTGAACTGA
- a CDS encoding V-type ATP synthase subunit E, whose protein sequence is MALDKLLENEALSEIERIRALAQGQAEQIVTQARERAQAMIDSRRRALDSEYAAGLTRARSAADLDGNAQRLEANNSLQVQAFELAERHLRSAPQAPEYPQVLSRLIAQGLESLPGASVVEAHPAEHDAVHQALAQLGRSMDVRANPQLATGVRLVSPDGKTSIQNTLLGRLERVRGDLAPQISRLVAE, encoded by the coding sequence ATGGCGCTCGACAAGCTTCTCGAAAACGAGGCGCTCTCGGAGATCGAGCGGATCCGGGCGCTCGCCCAGGGCCAGGCCGAGCAGATCGTCACCCAGGCCCGTGAGCGCGCCCAGGCGATGATCGACAGCCGCCGCCGGGCGCTCGACAGCGAATACGCTGCCGGACTGACCCGGGCGCGCAGCGCGGCTGATCTGGACGGGAACGCGCAGCGGCTGGAGGCGAACAACAGTCTGCAGGTGCAGGCCTTCGAATTGGCCGAGCGGCATCTGCGAAGCGCTCCCCAGGCCCCGGAGTACCCCCAGGTGCTCTCCCGCCTGATCGCTCAGGGCCTCGAATCGCTGCCCGGCGCCTCGGTGGTCGAGGCGCACCCGGCCGAGCACGACGCTGTTCATCAGGCCCTGGCGCAGCTGGGCCGCTCCATGGACGTGCGCGCCAATCCACAGCTCGCCACAGGCGTGCGGCTGGTCAGCCCTGATGGCAAGACCAGCATCCAGAACACCCTGCTGGGTCGTCTGGAACGCGTACGTGGCGACCTGGCCCCGCAGATCAGCCGTCTGGTCGCCGAGTAA